A window from Pseudomonas sp. MRSN 12121 encodes these proteins:
- a CDS encoding PAAR domain-containing protein, with amino-acid sequence MRPSAYVSTLHHAQARNCTMSGKPAARVTDPTACPLPGHGTNPIVSGSPDVIFDGLSAARQDDVSACGSPIVSGVSSSVFINGQPAATLGSVGAHGNVIIGGSGTVIIGNIFVPAAVPSITSPDTSTAPYSGRFQLINQETGKPVAGRKVKVWSSGGWSTLDTTDAEGMTSWVRHVASESIHIDLVQGAEA; translated from the coding sequence CTGAGGCCTTCCGCCTATGTCTCGACGCTTCATCATGCTCAGGCAAGGAACTGCACAATGAGTGGAAAACCCGCCGCCCGTGTCACCGACCCAACGGCCTGTCCTCTGCCGGGTCATGGCACCAACCCCATCGTCAGTGGTTCTCCCGACGTCATTTTCGATGGCTTGTCCGCCGCCCGGCAAGACGATGTATCCGCTTGCGGCAGTCCGATCGTATCCGGTGTTTCATCGAGTGTTTTCATCAACGGTCAACCCGCTGCCACCCTGGGCAGCGTCGGTGCACACGGTAACGTGATCATCGGCGGCTCGGGTACGGTGATCATCGGGAATATCTTCGTACCGGCTGCCGTCCCTTCCATTACATCGCCGGACACCAGTACCGCGCCTTATTCCGGACGCTTCCAGCTCATAAACCAGGAAACGGGCAAACCTGTTGCCGGGCGAAAGGTCAAGGTTTGGTCCAGTGGCGGTTGGAGCACGCTTGACACCACGGATGCCGAAGGCATGACGTCGTGGGTCCGTCACGTTGCATCGGAGTCGATCCATATCGACCTGGTGCAGGGAGCCGAAGCGTGA
- a CDS encoding VRR-NUC domain-containing protein: MIDQPGLSQGGMSPEGKINPVGILEPKLDPQDKKVLCSAICYCCATPNVSHSGKNLKQACVAQRLGELDEILQGRSPYKPEVSYDMTKNPPQPILDSQSGNSPHGWIPGWISKYWDEDPEHPPFKPGRGMIRRPDVVIVKDPKKPPTQDNIKQVVEMKFPPDPPDRKQAMAYEKIAGDERKLVEMKSTDCDCSQENQQSRVPVEQLDWAAAIAGGVMFILTRGRSPRPMIPAY, encoded by the coding sequence GTGATCGATCAACCCGGCCTCTCTCAGGGTGGCATGAGCCCGGAAGGCAAGATCAACCCCGTGGGCATTCTGGAACCCAAGCTCGATCCGCAGGACAAAAAGGTATTGTGCTCGGCGATCTGCTACTGCTGCGCCACGCCCAACGTCAGCCATAGTGGCAAGAACCTCAAGCAGGCGTGCGTAGCCCAGCGTCTGGGCGAACTGGATGAAATTCTCCAAGGTCGTAGCCCCTACAAACCCGAGGTCAGCTACGACATGACCAAGAACCCGCCGCAGCCGATTCTGGACAGCCAGAGTGGCAACAGTCCTCATGGCTGGATTCCAGGTTGGATCAGCAAGTACTGGGACGAAGACCCGGAGCATCCGCCGTTCAAGCCGGGTCGAGGTATGATTCGCCGGCCTGATGTGGTGATCGTTAAGGACCCGAAAAAGCCGCCGACCCAGGACAATATCAAGCAGGTGGTGGAGATGAAGTTTCCGCCTGATCCACCGGATAGAAAGCAGGCAATGGCCTACGAGAAGATCGCTGGCGATGAACGCAAGCTCGTCGAAATGAAATCTACCGATTGTGACTGTAGCCAGGAAAACCAGCAGTCCAGGGTTCCGGTGGAACAATTGGACTGGGCTGCGGCTATCGCTGGTGGCGTGATGTTTATCCTGACGCGCGGTCGTTCCCCTCGGCCCATGATCCCAGCCTATTAA
- a CDS encoding DUF3396 domain-containing protein: MEQEFNLAEELAKQPHLLEVPGNLLMKGGPEDYIGAVLCLRGTLYFKQAHTPLVREALCQCFDAFKRLAEPYLTWLWREEPPEGKPLTAYCDAKPLRDMLANMDEDYPLSFYYTSGKQSNDASAWYFDIFGQAAWQAKIGDDLSVLEFSVPLLYQEQQPLRFLQLFLDFARRLNPEQGYAGHAYNLSITNRDDNQPTEAFMAARMPGLDIGTAGLLANRPQFKPIRIKTVSWLTVLDQERLDLVGGLDALRAQLLSSHFAFYDYGAGVVIQAGAYPYLGGDAEDPRPAPYVLLNHVLKGIRYETVGSLHGGSHDGELRLVGWSADQWLKRLDVDENEIAGWRAKLLTDEPCLNAANTLVERL; the protein is encoded by the coding sequence ATGGAACAGGAGTTCAATTTGGCTGAGGAGCTGGCCAAACAACCCCATCTGCTGGAAGTGCCCGGCAACCTGCTAATGAAGGGCGGCCCCGAGGACTATATTGGCGCCGTACTCTGCCTACGGGGCACGCTCTACTTCAAGCAGGCCCATACCCCTCTGGTGCGCGAGGCACTGTGCCAATGCTTCGACGCGTTCAAGCGACTGGCCGAGCCTTATCTCACCTGGCTATGGCGTGAGGAACCGCCAGAGGGCAAGCCGCTGACGGCGTACTGTGATGCAAAACCATTGCGCGACATGCTGGCCAATATGGATGAGGATTACCCGCTGAGCTTTTACTACACCAGCGGCAAGCAATCCAATGATGCGAGCGCTTGGTACTTCGATATTTTTGGCCAAGCCGCTTGGCAAGCAAAGATAGGGGATGACCTTAGCGTTCTGGAATTCTCCGTGCCACTTCTCTATCAGGAACAGCAGCCACTGAGATTCTTGCAACTGTTCCTGGACTTCGCACGGCGACTGAATCCAGAGCAGGGCTATGCTGGCCATGCCTACAACCTCTCGATAACCAACCGGGACGATAATCAGCCGACTGAGGCTTTTATGGCGGCGCGCATGCCTGGCCTGGATATCGGCACTGCGGGATTGCTGGCTAATCGTCCGCAGTTCAAACCCATCAGGATCAAGACCGTCAGTTGGCTAACCGTACTCGACCAGGAACGCCTGGACCTCGTTGGGGGGCTGGACGCTTTGCGCGCCCAACTGCTCTCCAGCCATTTTGCTTTCTACGATTACGGTGCTGGCGTAGTGATCCAGGCCGGTGCCTACCCCTACCTCGGCGGCGATGCCGAAGACCCGCGACCCGCCCCCTACGTACTGCTGAACCATGTCCTCAAGGGCATCCGCTACGAGACCGTGGGCTCGTTGCACGGCGGCTCTCACGACGGCGAACTGCGCCTGGTCGGCTGGTCGGCCGATCAGTGGCTCAAACGCCTGGATGTGGATGAGAATGAGATAGCTGGCTGGCGTGCCAAGCTGCTGACTGACGAACCCTGTCTGAACGCTGCGAACACCCTGGTAGAGCGCCTTTAG
- a CDS encoding PA1136 family autoinducer-binding transcriptional regulator yields the protein MNNGPAEAAIRAALDIEAAHKLESIQKAVREFATPYGYDRFVLFSASSASDEVVERIYWVEGRWFGDGPGVDAETYVRRCPVTRHILNAREAFFWRKEQKQGEERYQVIRAPGGPGVQGLQVPVFGPQGLEGAMSLGGEAVDGSPRVRLGLSLIATAAFFSARRLLEAPPGEALKNLSQREREVLAWTAAGRRQADIAATLGLSERTIENHLRSARRRLGVATTAQAVRMAIRNGEIEG from the coding sequence GTGAACAACGGACCTGCCGAGGCCGCCATCCGCGCCGCACTCGACATAGAGGCGGCGCACAAGCTCGAATCGATCCAGAAGGCTGTCAGGGAGTTCGCAACCCCCTACGGCTATGATCGATTCGTGCTGTTTTCCGCTTCGTCGGCAAGCGATGAGGTGGTCGAGCGCATCTATTGGGTCGAAGGCCGTTGGTTCGGCGACGGCCCCGGCGTCGATGCCGAGACCTACGTGCGGCGTTGCCCGGTCACCCGCCACATTCTCAACGCGCGCGAGGCCTTCTTCTGGCGAAAGGAGCAAAAACAAGGCGAGGAACGTTATCAGGTGATTCGTGCTCCGGGCGGCCCGGGGGTCCAGGGATTGCAGGTGCCGGTGTTCGGGCCGCAGGGGCTCGAAGGCGCCATGAGCCTGGGCGGCGAAGCGGTGGACGGATCGCCACGGGTCCGCCTCGGCTTGAGCCTCATCGCGACCGCGGCTTTTTTCTCCGCGCGCCGGTTGCTCGAAGCGCCCCCGGGCGAGGCGCTGAAAAACCTTTCGCAGCGAGAGCGTGAAGTGCTGGCATGGACAGCCGCCGGGCGGCGGCAAGCGGATATCGCGGCCACCCTGGGCTTGTCGGAACGCACGATAGAAAACCACTTGCGTTCGGCCCGCCGACGCCTGGGCGTGGCGACCACCGCACAAGCGGTCAGGATGGCGATTCGTAATGGCGAGATTGAGGGTTGA
- the hchA gene encoding glyoxalase III HchA, which produces MATPQSDDKRPTPDQAEDNAFFPSPYSLSQFTSPKSDLSDADYPNAYKGGRWKILLIGADERYLLTDNGTMFSTGNHPVETLLPMYHLDKAGFAFDVATLSGNPVKFEFWAMPSQDTEVQGFYGKYREQFKQPLKLAEVIETALGEDSDYIGVFIPGGHGALIGLPDSAEVKSVLQWAVAHDKFVISLCHGPAALLAAGIDESKSSYLFNGYKICAFPDSLDAKTPDIGYMPGHLTWKFGERLQALGVEIVNQDISGATLQDRKLLTGDSPLAGNNLGKLAAHALLKEVAAG; this is translated from the coding sequence ATGGCAACCCCGCAGAGTGACGACAAGCGCCCTACCCCGGACCAGGCAGAGGACAATGCGTTTTTCCCCTCGCCCTATTCGCTGAGCCAGTTCACCTCCCCTAAATCCGATCTCAGTGACGCCGACTATCCCAACGCCTACAAAGGCGGCCGCTGGAAGATCCTGCTGATCGGCGCCGACGAGCGTTATCTGCTGACCGACAACGGCACGATGTTCTCCACGGGCAATCACCCGGTCGAGACGCTGCTGCCCATGTATCACCTCGACAAGGCCGGCTTCGCTTTCGATGTCGCGACGCTGTCCGGCAACCCGGTGAAGTTCGAGTTCTGGGCCATGCCGTCGCAAGACACCGAGGTGCAAGGCTTCTACGGCAAATACCGTGAACAGTTCAAACAGCCTCTGAAGCTGGCTGAAGTGATTGAGACGGCGCTGGGCGAAGACTCGGACTACATCGGCGTCTTCATACCCGGTGGCCACGGCGCCCTGATCGGGCTGCCAGACAGTGCCGAGGTGAAGTCCGTCCTGCAGTGGGCGGTCGCCCATGACAAATTCGTGATCTCCCTGTGCCATGGCCCCGCGGCGCTGCTGGCGGCGGGCATCGATGAATCGAAGAGTTCCTACCTCTTCAACGGCTACAAGATCTGCGCGTTCCCCGACAGCCTCGACGCGAAGACCCCCGATATCGGCTATATGCCGGGGCATCTGACCTGGAAGTTCGGCGAACGCTTGCAGGCGCTGGGCGTGGAGATCGTCAATCAGGATATTTCCGGGGCGACCCTGCAGGACCGCAAGCTGCTGACGGGCGACAGCCCATTGGCGGGCAACAACCTGGGCAAGCTGGCAGCGCACGCACTGTTGAAAGAGGTCGCAGCCGGGTGA
- a CDS encoding amino acid permease, with protein sequence MTDTQQVPAACDRTGDFHSENTSGGLKRTLTPRHLNMIAIGGCIGTGLFVASGATIAQSGPGGALLAFIVIGLMVFFLMTSLGELAACMPVTGSFSTYAANYVDESFGFALGWNYWYSWAVTIAVDLVAAQIIMAYWFPDVPGYIWSAVFLLLIAGLNMASVRLFGESEYWFSLIKVITILLFIGVGVLMLFGIISGGENAGPRLWSIGDAPVVGGMGALIGVAMIVGFSFQGTEFVGIAAGETRNPGKNVPRAVRQIFWRILLFYVLTILIIGLLIPYNDPSLLQNGVSDIRVSPFTLIFERADMLGAAAVMNAVILTSVLSAGNSGMYASSRMLYSLAVEGKAPAIFARLSRSGTPRWALAATTAVAGLCFLTFIFSPGQIYNWLLNTSGMLGFIAWLGIALSHYRFRRGYVRQGHDLGRLPYVSKFFPFGPIFAFVLCLCVTLGQNYQALLGDSIDWAGLTATYIGLALFVVIWLAHKVVSRSRFVRLDEMNFSKIGTRFDSEQEAEATSRRGRDLEPRITQARS encoded by the coding sequence ATGACAGACACCCAGCAAGTGCCGGCCGCGTGCGACAGGACTGGCGATTTTCATAGCGAGAACACGAGCGGCGGGTTGAAGCGGACCCTGACCCCGCGACACCTGAACATGATCGCCATCGGCGGCTGCATCGGCACCGGGCTGTTCGTCGCCTCGGGAGCGACCATTGCCCAGTCCGGGCCGGGCGGGGCGCTGCTGGCGTTCATCGTCATCGGCCTCATGGTGTTCTTCCTGATGACCAGCCTCGGCGAACTGGCGGCCTGCATGCCGGTCACCGGGTCCTTTTCCACTTATGCCGCGAACTATGTCGACGAAAGTTTCGGCTTCGCACTGGGCTGGAACTACTGGTATTCCTGGGCTGTAACTATCGCCGTCGACCTGGTGGCCGCGCAGATCATCATGGCCTACTGGTTTCCCGATGTGCCGGGGTATATCTGGAGTGCGGTGTTCCTGTTGCTTATAGCCGGGCTCAACATGGCCTCGGTACGCCTGTTCGGCGAATCGGAATACTGGTTCTCGCTGATCAAGGTCATCACTATCCTGCTGTTCATCGGCGTCGGCGTGCTGATGTTGTTCGGCATCATCAGCGGCGGCGAAAACGCCGGGCCGCGGCTGTGGTCGATCGGCGATGCTCCGGTGGTCGGCGGCATGGGCGCCTTGATCGGCGTGGCGATGATCGTCGGCTTCTCCTTCCAGGGCACCGAGTTCGTCGGGATCGCCGCGGGCGAAACCCGCAACCCGGGCAAGAATGTGCCCCGCGCGGTGCGGCAGATCTTCTGGCGGATCCTGCTGTTCTACGTCCTGACCATCCTGATCATCGGCCTGTTGATCCCCTACAACGATCCCAGCCTGCTGCAGAACGGCGTGTCCGATATCCGTGTCAGCCCCTTCACCCTGATCTTCGAGCGGGCCGACATGCTGGGCGCGGCCGCGGTGATGAACGCAGTGATCCTGACCTCGGTGTTGTCGGCGGGCAACTCCGGCATGTATGCCTCCTCGCGGATGCTCTACAGCTTGGCGGTGGAGGGCAAGGCGCCGGCGATCTTCGCTCGCCTGAGCCGTTCCGGCACCCCGCGCTGGGCGTTGGCGGCCACCACCGCAGTGGCCGGGTTGTGCTTCCTGACCTTCATTTTCAGCCCGGGGCAGATCTATAACTGGCTGCTCAATACCTCGGGCATGCTCGGCTTCATTGCCTGGCTGGGCATCGCCCTGAGCCATTACCGCTTCCGTCGCGGCTATGTGCGCCAGGGCCATGACCTGGGGCGCTTGCCTTATGTGTCGAAGTTCTTCCCGTTCGGCCCGATCTTCGCCTTTGTCCTGTGCCTGTGCGTCACGCTCGGCCAGAACTACCAGGCGCTGCTCGGCGACAGCATCGACTGGGCCGGGTTGACCGCCACCTACATCGGCCTGGCGCTGTTCGTGGTCATCTGGCTGGCGCACAAGGTCGTCAGCCGGTCGCGGTTCGTCCGGCTCGACGAGATGAATTTCTCGAAGATCGGCACCCGCTTCGACAGCGAGCAGGAGGCGGAGGCGACGAGCCGCCGCGGCCGGGACCTCGAGCCACGAATCACCCAGGCGCGGAGCTGA
- a CDS encoding FAD-binding oxidoreductase encodes MSRDFLESYYEATVQKTAYPRLGGRVQARVCILGGGLAGLSTALGLAERGVKDVVVLESHTVGHGASGRNGGFVFGGYCLGNAELLKTLGRDEARRLYRLTIDAVELIRRRVRQYDIQCDLVDEGVLLANWFNDPARLEKPRQLMKEVYGVDWQPVPAGELKERLKTERYFGALLERNAFHFHPLKYVYGVAAAVVRHGIALHEHSAALAIERQDGKFLIKTAGGEVQAEQVVFAAGGYARGLYRPVERATLPIATYVVATEPLGARLKDAIACESAIYDTRFAFDYYRPLADSRILWGGRISILDRGPQAIAGLLKADLLTVYPQLADVQIEYSWGGLMSYGRQQMAQIGRDDNGVWHAVGFGGHGMAPTTVAGEVLADAIASALPIPQGFGKFGLVPTFGLAGLLAAQATYTAYQALDAYDARRLNK; translated from the coding sequence ATGAGCAGGGATTTTCTCGAAAGCTATTACGAGGCCACGGTGCAGAAGACCGCCTACCCGCGCCTTGGCGGGCGGGTACAGGCCCGGGTCTGCATCCTGGGCGGCGGCCTGGCCGGCTTGTCCACGGCGCTGGGCCTGGCCGAGCGCGGGGTCAAGGACGTGGTGGTGCTGGAGTCCCACACCGTGGGGCACGGCGCTTCGGGGCGCAACGGCGGCTTTGTGTTCGGCGGCTATTGCCTGGGCAATGCCGAATTGCTCAAGACCCTGGGCCGCGACGAGGCGCGGCGCCTGTACCGGCTGACCATCGACGCCGTCGAGCTGATCCGCCGTAGGGTCCGGCAATACGACATCCAGTGTGATCTGGTCGACGAGGGCGTATTGCTGGCCAACTGGTTCAACGACCCGGCGCGCCTGGAAAAGCCGCGGCAGTTGATGAAGGAAGTCTACGGCGTCGACTGGCAGCCGGTGCCCGCTGGCGAGCTCAAGGAACGGCTCAAGACCGAGCGCTATTTCGGCGCGCTGCTGGAGCGCAATGCCTTTCACTTTCACCCGCTCAAATATGTCTATGGCGTGGCCGCGGCGGTGGTCCGCCACGGCATCGCACTGCACGAGCACTCGGCGGCCCTGGCGATCGAGCGCCAGGACGGAAAGTTCCTGATCAAGACCGCGGGCGGCGAAGTGCAGGCCGAGCAGGTGGTGTTCGCCGCGGGTGGTTACGCCCGGGGGCTGTACCGCCCGGTGGAGCGCGCCACGCTGCCGATCGCCACCTACGTGGTCGCCACCGAGCCGCTGGGGGCACGCCTGAAGGACGCGATCGCCTGCGAGTCGGCGATCTACGACACCCGGTTCGCCTTCGATTACTACCGCCCGCTGGCTGACAGCCGGATCCTCTGGGGCGGGCGCATTTCCATCCTCGACCGCGGGCCGCAGGCCATCGCCGGGTTGCTCAAGGCCGACCTGCTGACGGTCTACCCGCAGCTGGCGGATGTGCAGATCGAGTACTCCTGGGGCGGGCTGATGAGCTACGGCCGCCAGCAGATGGCGCAGATCGGTCGCGACGACAACGGCGTGTGGCACGCCGTGGGCTTTGGCGGCCACGGCATGGCGCCCACCACCGTGGCCGGGGAGGTCCTGGCCGATGCCATCGCCAGCGCCTTGCCGATTCCCCAGGGCTTCGGCAAGTTCGGCCTGGTGCCGACCTTCGGCCTCGCCGGCCTGCTGGCGGCCCAGGCGACCTACACCGCCTACCAGGCCCTGGATGCCTACGATGCCCGCAGGCTGAACAAGTGA
- the fabV gene encoding enoyl-ACP reductase FabV yields MVIKPRVRGFICVTTHPVGCEANVQQQIDYVTEQGAIDAGPKNVLVLGASTGYGLAARITAAFGCGANTLGVFFERGSVDGKLGTAGWYNSAAFHKFAEAKGLYAKSINGDAFSDEVKRQTIETIKRDLGKIDLVVYSLAAPRRTHPKTGEVLSSTLKPLGKSVTLRGVDTDKEIVKETTLQPATQEEIDGTVAVMGGEDWQMWIDALHEAGVLAEGAKTTAFTYLGEKLTHDIYWNGSIGEAKKDLDQKVIGIRKELSDLGGDARVSVLKAVVTQASSAIPIMPLYLSLLFKVMKEQGSHEGCIEQVYGLYKDSLYNPNPIVDQEGRLRADYKELEPAVQDRVKQLWDEVTSENLYQLTDFAGYKQEFLRLFGFEIDGVDYEADVDPDVKIANLIQL; encoded by the coding sequence ATGGTCATCAAACCCCGCGTTCGCGGCTTTATCTGTGTGACGACCCACCCGGTCGGTTGCGAAGCCAACGTCCAGCAACAGATCGACTACGTCACCGAACAAGGCGCCATCGACGCTGGGCCAAAGAACGTACTGGTACTCGGCGCGTCCACCGGCTACGGCCTCGCGGCCCGTATCACCGCGGCCTTCGGTTGCGGTGCCAACACCCTGGGTGTGTTCTTCGAGCGCGGTAGCGTCGACGGCAAGCTCGGCACCGCCGGCTGGTACAACTCCGCGGCCTTCCACAAGTTCGCCGAAGCCAAGGGCCTGTACGCCAAGAGCATCAACGGCGACGCCTTCTCCGACGAAGTGAAGCGCCAGACCATCGAAACCATCAAGCGCGACCTGGGCAAGATCGACCTGGTGGTCTACAGCCTGGCCGCGCCGCGCCGTACCCACCCGAAGACCGGCGAAGTGCTGAGCTCGACCCTCAAGCCGCTGGGCAAGTCGGTGACCCTGCGCGGTGTCGACACCGACAAGGAAATCGTCAAGGAAACCACCCTGCAGCCCGCCACCCAGGAAGAAATCGACGGCACCGTGGCCGTGATGGGCGGCGAAGACTGGCAGATGTGGATCGACGCGCTGCATGAAGCCGGCGTGCTGGCCGAAGGCGCGAAGACCACCGCCTTCACCTACCTGGGCGAGAAGCTGACCCACGACATCTACTGGAACGGTTCCATCGGCGAAGCCAAGAAGGACCTGGACCAGAAAGTCATCGGCATCCGCAAGGAACTGTCGGACCTGGGCGGCGACGCGCGGGTATCGGTGCTCAAGGCCGTGGTCACCCAGGCCAGCTCGGCGATCCCGATCATGCCGCTGTACCTGTCGCTGCTGTTCAAGGTCATGAAGGAGCAGGGTTCCCACGAAGGCTGCATCGAGCAGGTCTACGGCCTGTACAAGGACAGCCTGTACAACCCGAACCCGATCGTCGACCAGGAAGGCCGCCTGCGCGCCGACTACAAGGAACTGGAACCTGCCGTCCAGGACCGCGTGAAGCAGCTGTGGGATGAAGTCACCAGCGAAAACCTCTACCAGCTGACCGACTTCGCCGGCTACAAGCAGGAGTTCCTGCGCCTGTTCGGTTTCGAGATCGACGGCGTCGACTACGAAGCCGATGTCGATCCGGACGTGAAGATCGCCAACCTGATCCAGCTGTAA
- a CDS encoding formylglycine-generating enzyme family protein, with protein sequence MSSPVAHSDAMVYLPGGTFSMGSERFYPEERPVRKVRVDPFWIDPTPVTNRQFVAFVAATGYRTFAEKAPDPADYPGMPAEMAKAGSLVFSAPSQAVDLSHVGQWWQFRFGAWWREPLGNGSSIIGLEDHPVVHIAYEDAQAYAAWAGKALPTEAEWEYAARGGLEASEFAWGDSLAPDGAMLANYWQGRFPWENLRHDGWERTSPVGAFPANGHGLFDMIGNVWEWTADWFRLNDSQPAPSCCVPANPRGGCEEDSYDPATPGLRIGRKVLKGGSHLCAANYCQRYRPAARIPQPLDTTTSHVGFRCVRRT encoded by the coding sequence ATGTCCAGCCCGGTAGCTCACTCGGACGCCATGGTTTATCTGCCGGGCGGAACATTCAGCATGGGCTCAGAGCGTTTCTATCCCGAGGAGCGGCCCGTTCGCAAAGTCAGGGTCGATCCGTTCTGGATCGACCCAACCCCGGTGACCAACCGCCAGTTCGTGGCGTTCGTGGCCGCCACCGGCTACCGCACCTTTGCCGAGAAAGCCCCCGATCCTGCCGACTATCCGGGCATGCCGGCAGAGATGGCGAAGGCCGGATCCCTGGTTTTCAGCGCGCCGTCCCAGGCTGTCGACTTGAGCCATGTGGGCCAATGGTGGCAGTTCCGGTTCGGCGCCTGGTGGCGCGAACCCCTGGGCAACGGCAGTTCGATCATCGGCCTTGAGGATCACCCGGTCGTGCATATCGCTTATGAAGATGCCCAGGCCTATGCGGCCTGGGCAGGCAAGGCGTTGCCGACCGAAGCCGAGTGGGAATACGCCGCGCGCGGCGGGCTGGAGGCCAGCGAGTTTGCCTGGGGCGATAGCCTGGCGCCCGACGGCGCAATGCTCGCCAACTACTGGCAGGGCCGGTTTCCCTGGGAGAACCTGCGGCATGACGGCTGGGAGCGTACCTCACCCGTGGGGGCTTTTCCGGCCAACGGGCATGGCCTGTTCGACATGATCGGCAACGTCTGGGAGTGGACCGCCGACTGGTTTCGATTGAATGACTCCCAGCCCGCGCCGAGTTGCTGTGTGCCGGCCAATCCGCGAGGCGGGTGCGAGGAAGACAGTTACGACCCGGCAACACCCGGCCTGCGTATCGGACGCAAGGTCCTCAAGGGAGGATCGCATCTCTGCGCGGCGAACTACTGCCAGCGCTATCGTCCCGCTGCGCGTATTCCACAGCCCCTGGATACCACGACGAGCCATGTCGGCTTTCGTTGTGTCCGGCGGACCTGA